taaggagctacggcaagcttaccacaaagccagagaagcaaacggaaggtccggggcagagccgcaaacttgccgctactacgcggagctgcatgcgatcctagggggtgcagccaccactaccccaaccgtgtgctatgactctctcactggagaaacacacagggaagacggttcggggaacgaggaagatgacgatggaggtactgtaggtagctcacagcagcaaggaagcggagaaaccggtttccccaacagccaggatatgtttgtgaccctggacctggaaccagtaacccccgaactcacccaagaccctcagggcacacaggagacctctggtgagtgtaactttgtaactatttgtaaacattacaaaaaaaaagcaagcgtgtttaatgattactttgccctggcaatcgcggccagtacatctactggaaaagtctgttaacgtgtatggggatggagcggaaatcctccagggacatctccagaaagctctcctggttgaaatggggtgattttattaaggggacattcagaggcgcccgttcctgctcttctgaccagaaatgttccccgctgttaaccacgcggtgggggggaggggtgaagtgatcatcccagagaatcgtgtgtgtgtgtgtggcggggggagtggtttacttgtgtttgtgccgcatgttaaccgggaaaccgcagccccctccttttacattgaaaccccattttaaatggacaacccaattcatccttgatatgggaaatgcgctgctgtttgcaacctttcccgcatgttaagaaggttaaaaaagccaaaacactgtggcctacgatggctgcctgcaagccgaaatatgcgaccttgtaatgaaagagtgtacccattgttctctaaaatgtgtcttttttaacaacctctcccttctcctccgccagctgcaaatgtttctccttcgcagaggctcgtgaacattagaaagagaaaacgtaggacgagggacgagatgttcacggagctgcagatgtccacccaggctgatagagcacagcagaatgcgtggaggcagtcaatgtcggagatgagaaaagcccaatatgaacgagaggagaggtggcgggctgaatcgcaggaagagcagagcaagtggcgggctgaagacgataggtggcgtcagcttgcagacagacggcaagaggcaatgctccgtctgctggagcatcaaactgatatgctcgagcgtatggttgagttgcaggaaaggcagcaggagcagagaccgccgctacagcccctgtgtaaccaacagccctcctccccaagttccatagcctcctcaccaagacgcccaagaacacggtgggggggcctccgtccacccagtcactccaccccagatgatcgcccaagcatcagaaggctggccttcaataagacttaaagttttaaaatgcagtgtgtccttttccatccctcctcccccacccatcccaggctaccttggcaattatccccctacctctgtaaggaactaataaagaatgcatgaatgttaaaaaaaaaaaatgactttattgcctctgcaagcgggaggggagggtggggtggggtggttggtttacagggaagtagagtgaaccgggtcgggggggggggtttggagggttcatcaaggagaaacaaacagaagtttcacacagtagcctggccagtcacaaaactcgttttcaaagcttctctgatgcgcaccacgccctgctgtgctcctctaaccgccctggtgtctggctgcgcgtaatcagcggccaggcgagttgcctcaacctcccaccctgccataaaggtctcccccttactctcacagatattgtggagcgcacagcaagcagcaataacaatggggatattggtttcgctgaggtctgagcgagtcagtaagctgcgtcagcgcgcttttaaacgtccaaatgcacattccaccaccattcggcacttgctcagcctatagttgaacaggtcctgactactgtccaggctgcctgtgtacggcttcatgagccatggcattaaggggtaggctgggtccccaaggatcacgataggcattttaacatccccaatggtcactttctggtccgggaagaaagtcccttcctccagctttcgaaacagagcagagttcctgaagacgcgagcatcatgtacctttcccggccatcccacgttgatgttggtgaaacatcccttgtgatccaccagggcttgcagcagcattgaaaagtaccccttgcggtttacgtagtcggtggcttggtgctccggtgacaagatagggatatgggttccgtctatggccccgccacagtttgggaatcccatttcagcaaaaccatccactattgactgcacgttgcccagagtcactacccttgctatcaccaggtctttcattgccctggcaaattggatcacagcagcccccaccgtagatttgcccactccaaattgattcccgactgaccggtagctgtctggcgttgcaagcttccacagggctatcgacactcgcttctcaactgtgagggctgctctcatcttggtatcctggcgtttcagggcaggggaaagcaagtcacaaagttccatgaaagtgcccttacgcatgcgaaagtttcgcagccactgggaatcgtcccatacctgcagcacgatgcggtcccaccagtctgtgcttgtttcccgggcccagaatcggcgttccacggcatcaacctgccccagtgacaccatgatttccacattgctggggcctgtgccttgtgagaggtctatgtccatgtcaatttcctcatcactctcgtcgccgtgctgcaattgcctcctcgcctggtccgggtttcgccttggcatgtcgtggctctgcatatactccaggacaatgcgcgtggtgttcatagtgctcataattgccgcggtgatctgagcgggctccatgatcccagtgctagctatggcgcctggtcagaaaaaaggcgcgaaagtagtatctgatggaccaggagaaggagggagggcgggagggagggagggccgagtgacgacatggcgtacaggtacaggaacagggggaaacacaaacaactgtcacacagaatggtccccccaaagattaaactgaaaaccctgggcttagcaggccattgatttcacggaggaaggggaagcaaatgaatacagaacaaatctattttttacatcttaaggtggcagccgacggtgcagcatgagtgatagcctctccagtacgatgacgatggataccaatcataaaataccatcatctgccaaaaggcaaggggctgctgctgtatagcaatgcagccccacgtctgccagccccacgtccgccagcacccagcatcgccctcggcctcttctgggtgcttagcagacaatactgggcaattggcagaaaatagtatattacgactggtaaccatcatcatcaaaacagtagcatgtctgcccaggtggccatgattgacagccataccagtatgacgacgatgggtaccaatcataatataccatcgcctgcaaggggctggtgcaatgcagccctacagctgccagccccatggctatcactcatgctacaccgtctaccgccaaaaggcagttagcagctgctgctgtgtagcaatgcagtcccacgtctgccagcacccagaggacatatggtgacggtgagctcagctgagctgagcgggctccatgcttgccgtggtatgttgtctgcacaggtaacccaggtaaaaaggcgcgaatctattgtctgccgttgctgtgacgaggggggaggggcctgacgacatgtacccagaaccgcccgcgacactgttttgcatcatccgggcattgggatctcaacccagaattcaaagaaaaggcgcgaaaggcGCTTCTCGGCTctatgagctgtggcgcaaacgtagtatctgacggactaggggaaggagggagggtgggccgagtgacgacatggcgtacaggcacagggaattaaaatcaagaacagtggctgtgcatcagggagaaacacaaacaactgtcacacagaatgttccccccaaagattaaactgaaaaccctgggcttagcaggccgttgatttgacggagggagggggaagcaaatgaatacagagcaaatctattttttacatcttaagacgacggtgcagcgtgactgatagccctcggcatctttctgggtgcttggcagcaaatacggggcggcgtatgacgatggtcttcaggcctattgcacaatcggctgctcggggaagactctgctaacgtgcgatgacccgacttgtaataggacggctaatagtcgtaatacaccatttactgccaaaaggcaagccccacggctgccagcacccagatcgccgatgaaggctaccagtctactgcaccgtctaccgccaaaaggcagttagcagctgctgctgtgtagcaatgcagtcccacgtctgccggcacccagaggacatatggtgacggtgagctgagctgagcgggctccatgttgtctgcacaggtaacccaggtaacccaggtaaagaggcgcgaatctattgtctgccgttgctgtgacgggggagggaggggcctgacgacatgtacccagaaccgcccgcgacactgttttgcatcatccgggcattgggatctcaacccagaattcaaaggggcggcggagactgcgggaactgtgggatagctgtgggatagctacccatagtgcaatgctccggaagtcgacgctagccttgtactgtggacgcggtccgccgactagagcacctagagcattttattgtgtggacacacacaatcggctgtatacaaccgatttcaataaaaccggcttctataaattcgaactaatttcgtagtgtagacgtaccctgactcagatgatgaaaatgaatatgcgtcggtctgcactactttggatcattattggGCAGAACCTCTCATCAGCAGGGGCGTatgtcctatggaatggtggtcgaagcatgaagggagatATGAATCTTTAACACATCTGGCTCGTAAATATCTTaaaacaccagctacaacagtgccatgcaaatgcttgttttcattttcaggtgacattgtaaataaaaagcaggcagtgttatctcctgcaaatata
This Chrysemys picta bellii isolate R12L10 chromosome 8, ASM1138683v2, whole genome shotgun sequence DNA region includes the following protein-coding sequences:
- the LOC135973096 gene encoding uncharacterized protein LOC135973096; this translates as MESSQDRKRAPAWTEREVRDLLAIWGDEAVIAELRSSKRNGKVLEKISKAMKDRGHNRDTQQCRVKIKELRQAYHKAREANGRSGAEPQTCRYYAELHAILGGAATTTPTVCYDSLTGETHREDGSGNEEDDDGGTVGSSQQQGSGETGFPNSQDMFVTLDLEPVTPELTQDPQGTQETSAANVSPSQRLVNIRKRKRRTRDEMFTELQMSTQADRAQQNAWRQSMSEMRKAQYEREERWRAESQEEQSKWRAEDDRWRQLADRRQEAMLRLLEHQTDMLERMVELQERQQEQRPPLQPLCNQQPSSPSSIASSPRRPRTRWGGLRPPSHSTPDDRPSIRRLAFNKT